In Actinoplanes derwentensis, the following proteins share a genomic window:
- a CDS encoding acyl-CoA dehydrogenase family protein, which yields MAVPQTHDAAIAAAHQLADLLEPGDIQRDRDGADVIPHEALAALDASGLLGVTVPAADGGPGLGPRTLAEVTRILAMADPAIAQIPQGHFLMVDVLAVHGGAEARKRILTDVLAGRRLGNGLAERGGKHAQDLTTRITGGRLDGVKYYTTGALTSAWIAVSALDENNRLVLALVPRDAEGVAVGTDWDMIGQRATISGTATFTSVPVEPGLRIDYAGVFEVPQQLGARAQLVHTAIEVGIAGAALRDARRYLRDKARPSSEAVRRGATAATDDPHVRHRYGRLATKVRAAEALLDSAARTLAEVGLIPAGPDAAARGSLAVAAAKAFGTEVALEAGSELFTLCGTSSAAAKYDLDRHWRNARTHSVHDPIDYKYAHIAAFELADEQPPNHGQL from the coding sequence ATGGCCGTACCCCAGACCCACGACGCGGCGATCGCCGCCGCCCATCAGCTCGCCGACCTGCTCGAACCGGGCGACATCCAGCGGGACCGCGACGGCGCGGACGTGATCCCGCACGAGGCGCTCGCGGCTCTCGACGCCTCCGGGCTGCTCGGTGTCACCGTGCCGGCCGCGGACGGCGGCCCGGGATTGGGACCGCGCACGCTCGCCGAGGTGACCCGGATTCTGGCGATGGCGGATCCGGCGATCGCCCAGATCCCGCAGGGCCATTTCCTGATGGTCGACGTGCTCGCGGTGCACGGCGGTGCCGAGGCGCGCAAGCGGATCCTCACCGACGTGCTGGCCGGACGGCGGTTGGGCAACGGTCTCGCCGAGCGCGGCGGCAAACACGCGCAGGACCTGACGACGCGGATCACCGGCGGTCGGTTGGACGGTGTCAAGTACTACACGACAGGTGCCCTGACCAGCGCCTGGATCGCGGTCAGCGCTCTCGACGAGAACAACCGGCTGGTTCTGGCCCTGGTACCGCGAGACGCCGAGGGCGTCGCAGTGGGTACCGACTGGGACATGATCGGGCAGCGGGCGACGATCTCCGGCACCGCCACTTTCACGAGTGTGCCGGTGGAGCCGGGGCTGCGGATCGACTACGCGGGCGTCTTCGAGGTGCCGCAGCAACTCGGCGCGCGGGCCCAGCTGGTGCACACTGCGATCGAGGTGGGCATCGCCGGGGCCGCGCTGCGCGACGCCCGCCGGTATCTTCGGGACAAGGCGCGACCGTCGTCCGAGGCGGTGCGGCGCGGTGCCACGGCGGCCACCGACGACCCGCACGTGCGGCACCGTTACGGCCGTCTCGCGACGAAGGTTCGTGCTGCTGAGGCCCTACTCGACTCGGCCGCCCGTACCCTCGCGGAAGTGGGTTTGATCCCCGCCGGCCCGGACGCCGCGGCGCGTGGCTCCCTCGCGGTGGCCGCCGCGAAGGCGTTCGGCACCGAGGTCGCGCTGGAGGCCGGCTCGGAGCTGTTCACCCTCTGCGGCACCAGCTCGGCCGCCGCGAAATACGACCTGGACCGGCATTGGCGCAACGCCCGAACCCACAGCGTCCACGACCCGATCGACTACAAATACGCCCACATCGCAGCCTTCGAACTCGCCGACGAACAACCCCCCAACCACGGACAACTCTGA
- a CDS encoding HNH endonuclease family protein: MRLFPRPLSPRSLVAGLTAGLLSLGLLVSPAQAAPTGIPTKATAQTYLNSLTVAAEANASTYDRDLFPHWITISGTCNTRETVLKRDGTSVVTSSACAATSGSWFSPYDGATWTAASDVDIDHVVPLAEAWRSGASAWTTAKRQTFANDLTRPQLIAVTDNVNQSKSDQDPSTWQPSVTSYRCTYAKMWIAVKYYWALTLQSAEKTALQTSLSTCSS, from the coding sequence ATGCGCCTCTTCCCCCGTCCCCTCTCTCCCCGATCGCTGGTCGCCGGGCTCACCGCCGGCCTGCTCTCGCTCGGCCTGCTGGTCTCCCCCGCCCAGGCCGCACCCACCGGCATCCCGACGAAGGCCACCGCCCAGACCTACCTGAACTCGCTGACGGTGGCCGCCGAGGCGAACGCCAGCACGTACGATCGCGACCTCTTCCCGCACTGGATCACGATCAGTGGCACCTGCAACACGCGCGAGACCGTCCTGAAGCGGGACGGTACGAGCGTGGTCACCAGTTCGGCGTGTGCCGCGACCTCCGGGTCCTGGTTCTCGCCGTACGACGGTGCCACCTGGACCGCCGCGAGTGACGTCGACATCGACCACGTGGTGCCGCTGGCCGAGGCGTGGCGTTCCGGCGCCAGCGCCTGGACCACCGCGAAACGGCAGACGTTCGCCAACGACCTGACCCGCCCGCAGCTGATCGCGGTCACCGACAACGTGAATCAGTCGAAGAGCGACCAGGACCCGTCGACGTGGCAGCCGTCGGTCACTTCGTACCGCTGCACGTACGCCAAGATGTGGATCGCGGTGAAGTACTACTGGGCACTGACTCTGCAGTCGGCCGAGAAGACCGCGCTCCAGACGTCCCTCAGCACCTGCTCCAGCTGA
- a CDS encoding MMPL family transporter: MSALAHWCTSRRKAVLWIWIVGLLALAGLAGVKGTAFSDAVELPDSESSTAYAILGEGGDGESATSGTIVWKTTGTAVDAASVRTTVTAMLAEIKAMPGVQAVSEGQTNKAANTAYARVVLTADADATAVADAARGYDKDGLDVEGGGTAFSEQPEPSHGTEAIGVLAALIILLLMFRSMWAAVLPILTGLVGVGASLLVVVLGAHVVDLSATSLTMGALIGLGVGIDYALFIVNRYRKALLAGATVRESVATAVNTSGRAVVFAGITVIVALLGMFVVDLSILTGMAQAAAVSVLFTVLTALTLLPALLAMLGTRVLSRRQRAAIAEGHLPATHRPRLAGRWAALIDRSPVLAAAGALLVIGTLAAPVLSLRVGDSDASSDPAGTATRAYYDMMTPAFGAGYDATLLLVARTPDAASATAFQRLVKDLPAVANVAAVSAAPAETGATVMLATVVPGTSAQTEQTADLVQQLRDDVIPGAETGSNLQVYVGGTTATSIDLSDALLGKLPLYLGLVALLGFLLLAIAFRSIVVPLMGALTNLATLLVGLGAITAIFQFGWGTELLGVGGAAPIMYFVPVIIVGVMFGLSMDYQVFLVSRMHEEHAHTHDNRHSIRTGLAETAQVIGAAAGIMLFVFASFGFTPQRIVSAIGIGLGIAVLIDAFVVRLTLIPALMRLVGDRNWWYPRWADKLTPNLSVEGPAQPVAAEPVPAAPEPVGTRF; this comes from the coding sequence TTGTCCGCTCTCGCACACTGGTGCACCAGCCGGCGCAAAGCCGTCCTGTGGATCTGGATCGTCGGTCTGCTCGCCCTGGCCGGTCTCGCCGGAGTCAAGGGAACGGCCTTCTCCGACGCTGTGGAACTGCCCGACAGCGAGTCGTCCACCGCCTACGCGATTCTCGGTGAAGGCGGCGACGGCGAGTCCGCGACCTCCGGAACGATCGTCTGGAAGACCACCGGCACGGCTGTCGACGCCGCTTCGGTGCGGACCACGGTCACCGCGATGCTCGCCGAGATCAAGGCCATGCCCGGCGTTCAGGCGGTGAGCGAGGGCCAGACGAACAAGGCCGCGAACACCGCGTACGCCCGGGTCGTGCTCACCGCGGACGCCGACGCCACCGCGGTCGCCGACGCCGCCCGCGGCTACGACAAGGACGGCCTGGACGTGGAGGGCGGCGGCACCGCGTTCAGCGAACAGCCCGAGCCGTCCCACGGGACCGAGGCCATCGGTGTGCTCGCCGCGCTGATCATCCTGTTGTTGATGTTCCGGTCGATGTGGGCGGCGGTGCTGCCGATCCTGACCGGCCTGGTCGGCGTCGGTGCCTCCCTGCTGGTGGTCGTGCTCGGCGCGCACGTCGTCGACCTGTCCGCCACCAGCCTCACCATGGGCGCCCTGATCGGCCTGGGTGTCGGCATCGACTACGCGCTGTTCATCGTCAACCGGTACCGCAAGGCCCTGCTGGCCGGCGCCACCGTCCGGGAGAGTGTCGCCACCGCTGTCAACACCTCCGGCCGGGCGGTCGTCTTCGCCGGGATCACGGTCATCGTCGCGCTGCTCGGCATGTTCGTGGTCGACCTCAGCATCCTCACCGGCATGGCTCAGGCCGCCGCGGTGTCCGTGCTGTTCACCGTCCTGACCGCGCTCACCCTGCTCCCGGCCCTGCTGGCGATGCTCGGCACCAGGGTCCTGTCCCGCAGGCAGCGCGCCGCCATCGCCGAGGGCCACCTGCCGGCCACCCACCGCCCTCGGCTCGCGGGCCGCTGGGCCGCCCTGATCGACCGGTCCCCGGTACTGGCCGCCGCGGGCGCGCTGCTGGTGATCGGCACCCTGGCCGCGCCGGTGTTGTCGCTGCGTGTCGGTGACTCGGACGCCAGTTCGGATCCGGCGGGCACCGCCACCCGCGCCTACTACGACATGATGACTCCGGCCTTCGGCGCCGGCTACGACGCCACGCTGCTGCTCGTCGCCCGGACGCCGGACGCCGCCTCCGCAACCGCGTTCCAGCGGCTGGTCAAGGACCTGCCCGCGGTGGCGAACGTGGCCGCGGTCAGCGCAGCGCCCGCCGAGACCGGCGCCACCGTCATGCTCGCCACGGTCGTGCCCGGCACCAGCGCCCAGACCGAACAGACCGCCGACCTGGTCCAGCAGTTGCGCGACGACGTCATCCCCGGTGCGGAGACCGGCAGCAACCTTCAGGTGTACGTCGGCGGCACCACCGCCACCAGTATCGACCTGTCCGACGCCCTGCTCGGCAAACTGCCGCTCTACCTCGGACTGGTCGCTCTGCTCGGCTTCCTGCTGCTGGCGATCGCCTTCCGCAGCATCGTGGTCCCGCTGATGGGCGCCCTCACCAACCTGGCCACCCTGCTCGTCGGTCTCGGCGCGATCACCGCGATCTTCCAGTTCGGCTGGGGCACCGAGTTGCTGGGTGTCGGCGGCGCCGCTCCGATCATGTACTTCGTCCCGGTCATCATCGTCGGCGTCATGTTCGGCCTGTCGATGGACTACCAGGTGTTCCTGGTCAGCCGGATGCACGAGGAGCACGCCCACACCCACGACAACCGGCACTCGATCCGCACCGGCCTCGCCGAGACCGCGCAGGTCATCGGCGCCGCCGCCGGCATCATGCTCTTCGTCTTCGCATCCTTCGGCTTCACCCCGCAGCGCATCGTCTCCGCGATCGGCATCGGCCTGGGCATCGCGGTCCTGATCGACGCCTTCGTGGTCCGCCTGACCCTGATCCCGGCCCTGATGCGCCTGGTCGGCGACCGCAACTGGTGGTACCCCCGCTGGGCCGACAAGCTCACCCCGAACCTGTCGGTCGAAGGCCCCGCCCAGCCGGTGGCCGCCGAACCCGTCCCGGCGGCCCCCGAACCGGTCGGCACCCGGTTCTGA
- a CDS encoding MerR family transcriptional regulator, producing MPYTPGETAERLGVSIDTIRYYEKIGLMHGIRRTSGGRRVFSDDDLSRLGLLRCLRDSGMPIARLRRFAELLADDGDDAAGRRAELLEEHDREIDAKVEQLRHEQRRVREKIAWYRSLS from the coding sequence GTGCCTTACACACCGGGGGAGACGGCGGAGCGGCTCGGCGTCAGCATCGACACGATCCGCTACTACGAGAAGATCGGTCTGATGCACGGCATCCGGCGCACCTCGGGTGGCCGGCGGGTGTTCTCCGACGACGACCTGTCCCGGCTGGGGCTGCTGCGGTGCCTGCGGGACTCGGGCATGCCGATCGCCCGGTTGCGGCGGTTCGCCGAACTGCTGGCCGACGACGGGGACGACGCGGCCGGCCGCCGTGCCGAGCTGCTCGAGGAGCACGATCGGGAGATCGACGCCAAGGTCGAGCAGCTGCGGCACGAGCAGCGGCGGGTGCGCGAGAAGATCGCGTGGTACCGGTCGTTGAGCTAG
- a CDS encoding aldo/keto reductase, producing MDYVRLGGTGVKVSRICLGMMTYGSQGWRDWVIDEQAAAPIVRRAVEQGITFFDTADMYSVGGSEEITGRLLRSFFAGRGDYVLATKVFFPVGDGPNDRGLSRKHIMASIDASLRRLGTDHVDLYQIHRWDRETPIEETMEALHDVVKAGKARYLGASSMHAWQFAKAQFTAERHGWTKFVSMQPQYNLAYREEEREMLPFCQDSGVGVIPWSPLARGVLARGRAAESVRARTDQMMARLSNEEDFAVADVVADVAKARDTSPARVALAWLLSKPVVTAPIIGASKQSHVDDAVAAVDLKLTDAEIAALEAPYRPHALIGF from the coding sequence ATGGACTATGTGCGGCTGGGTGGGACCGGGGTCAAGGTTTCGCGGATCTGTCTCGGGATGATGACCTATGGGTCGCAAGGCTGGCGGGACTGGGTGATCGACGAGCAGGCGGCGGCGCCGATCGTGCGGCGGGCCGTGGAGCAGGGGATCACCTTCTTCGACACCGCTGACATGTATTCGGTCGGTGGCAGTGAGGAGATCACTGGGCGGTTGTTGCGGTCGTTCTTCGCCGGCCGTGGTGACTATGTGCTGGCTACCAAGGTGTTCTTCCCGGTCGGTGACGGGCCGAACGATCGAGGGCTGTCCCGTAAACACATCATGGCGTCGATCGACGCGTCGTTGCGGCGGCTCGGTACCGACCATGTGGATCTCTATCAGATTCACCGCTGGGATCGGGAGACACCGATCGAGGAGACCATGGAGGCGTTGCACGACGTGGTCAAGGCCGGCAAGGCGCGCTATCTCGGCGCGTCCAGCATGCACGCCTGGCAGTTCGCGAAAGCGCAGTTCACCGCGGAACGGCACGGGTGGACGAAGTTCGTGTCGATGCAGCCGCAGTACAACCTCGCCTACCGGGAGGAGGAGCGGGAGATGCTGCCGTTCTGTCAGGACTCGGGGGTCGGGGTGATCCCGTGGAGTCCTCTCGCTCGCGGGGTGCTGGCACGCGGTCGGGCCGCCGAGTCGGTGCGGGCGCGGACCGACCAGATGATGGCCCGGCTGTCGAACGAGGAGGACTTCGCGGTCGCCGACGTGGTCGCGGACGTAGCGAAAGCCCGGGACACGTCGCCGGCCCGGGTGGCACTCGCCTGGCTGCTGTCGAAGCCGGTGGTGACCGCCCCGATCATCGGCGCGTCGAAGCAGTCGCATGTCGACGACGCGGTGGCCGCTGTCGATCTGAAACTGACCGACGCGGAGATCGCCGCGCTGGAGGCGCCGTACCGGCCACACGCGCTGATCGGCTTCTAA
- a CDS encoding GGDEF domain-containing protein, translated as MRLICLLRRTDRLTRLAIRARFERHSHRALARGLARGRRTAVLVIDLNGDVDDRLLVEFASVLRRCLPPGALPARLDGAGFAVLLPEINTPEAAYEVSGRLAAELGPILIDGRLVTLAAAIGVTVSGPAARTHDELMHRAELAMHKAKSLGPDTRWAIWQDSPDPGLSAAA; from the coding sequence GTGCGCCTGATCTGCCTGCTCCGGCGCACCGACCGGCTCACCCGGCTGGCGATCCGGGCTCGCTTCGAACGCCACTCGCACCGGGCCCTCGCTCGCGGTCTTGCTCGCGGCCGGCGGACCGCGGTGCTGGTCATCGACTTGAACGGCGACGTCGACGACCGGCTGCTGGTGGAGTTCGCGTCGGTGCTGCGCCGCTGCCTGCCGCCGGGCGCCCTCCCGGCCCGGCTGGACGGCGCTGGTTTCGCGGTCCTGCTGCCGGAGATCAACACCCCGGAGGCGGCGTACGAGGTGAGCGGGCGCCTGGCCGCCGAACTCGGCCCGATCCTGATCGACGGCCGTCTCGTCACGCTCGCCGCCGCCATCGGAGTGACCGTCTCCGGACCCGCCGCCCGCACCCACGACGAACTGATGCACCGCGCCGAACTCGCCATGCACAAGGCGAAATCCCTCGGCCCCGACACCCGCTGGGCGATCTGGCAGGACTCCCCCGATCCCGGTCTCTCCGCCGCCGCTTAG
- a CDS encoding DUF1810 domain-containing protein: MNDLDRFVRAQDGVFDRALAELTAGRKRTHWMWFVFPQLDGLGASANAQRYGIRDLAEARDYLAHPVLGPRLTQCAEALLAHRGLTAGEILGYPDDLKLRSSMTLFARAAAEPGVFEQVLAMYYDDKDELTLHLLGRR, encoded by the coding sequence GTGAATGACCTCGATCGATTCGTACGGGCCCAGGACGGCGTCTTCGACCGCGCTCTCGCCGAATTGACGGCCGGGCGTAAACGTACCCACTGGATGTGGTTCGTCTTTCCGCAGTTGGACGGGCTGGGCGCCAGCGCCAACGCGCAGCGGTACGGCATCCGGGACCTCGCCGAGGCGCGCGACTATCTGGCTCATCCGGTCCTCGGGCCCCGTCTGACACAGTGCGCCGAGGCGTTGCTGGCGCACCGGGGGCTCACCGCCGGGGAGATCCTGGGGTACCCCGACGATCTGAAGCTGCGTTCGTCGATGACCCTGTTCGCGCGTGCCGCCGCCGAGCCGGGGGTGTTCGAGCAGGTCCTGGCGATGTACTACGACGACAAGGACGAGCTGACACTCCACCTGCTGGGCCGGCGATAA
- a CDS encoding ChaB family protein produces the protein MPGRDELPDTLKRSPAKAQRTFVKTHDSAVEQYGEGERAHRTALSAVKHSFEKVGDHWEPKPEKGPSDDGGDDAKGGVDANATKEHLMDVARKLDVAGRSTMTKPELVEAVQKANDRETRKARE, from the coding sequence ATGCCCGGACGCGACGAGCTACCCGACACCCTGAAAAGGTCCCCGGCGAAGGCGCAGCGCACCTTCGTCAAGACCCACGACTCGGCGGTCGAACAGTACGGCGAGGGCGAACGCGCCCACCGCACCGCGCTGTCGGCGGTCAAGCACTCGTTCGAGAAGGTCGGCGATCACTGGGAGCCCAAGCCGGAGAAGGGGCCCAGCGACGACGGCGGAGACGACGCCAAAGGCGGTGTGGACGCCAACGCGACCAAGGAACACCTGATGGACGTGGCGCGCAAGCTGGACGTCGCCGGCCGGTCGACGATGACAAAACCGGAACTGGTGGAAGCCGTTCAGAAAGCCAACGACCGGGAGACCCGAAAAGCCCGTGAATGA
- the dacB gene encoding D-alanyl-D-alanine carboxypeptidase/D-alanyl-D-alanine endopeptidase, with amino-acid sequence MRLGRVLVAVLAGTLLVVPAPAVAATGTPSAALGSELDRILAADGLAGATVAVDVRDAGSGAVLYQRNPEVRVLPASNQKLLTAAAALEVLGPGYRFRTAVRALGGDLYLQGRGDPTMTYQRYDQLAAAVARAGTRRFAGRLIADDTWFDRVPLGLDWSWSDETYDYTAPISGLTFAANTRFDTAAVEVRYKGVAGKRPVVTVWPPTKSVRVGNRAVTRGSGDSVDAVRVHGTRNVTVSGAVAAGRSGTTMVAVPDPTATAAGIFRAALRRHGVRVAGRTSKGVVPGKARNVAALASPPLTEILRPLLKLSNNGHAEILVKAMSRATVPAKPGNWPAGLTAATAALRRLGVDTRLLTMSDGSGLSRRNWMTVRQVTTLLRAARGRTWFPAFRTALPVAGNPDLMIGGTLRNRMRGTPAAGNVRAKTGSLTGVNALSGYLTDVGGRDLVFAAIINGSVTSATGTLDSVAVTLAASRTAATVVPSARTPARL; translated from the coding sequence ATGCGTCTTGGCCGGGTTCTCGTGGCGGTGCTCGCCGGAACGCTGCTCGTCGTGCCCGCGCCCGCCGTGGCGGCGACCGGCACCCCGAGCGCGGCGCTCGGGAGCGAGCTCGACCGGATCCTCGCGGCTGACGGGCTGGCCGGGGCCACCGTCGCCGTGGACGTGCGGGACGCCGGCAGCGGGGCAGTGCTCTACCAGCGCAATCCCGAGGTTAGGGTGCTGCCGGCCTCCAACCAGAAACTGCTCACCGCAGCGGCCGCGCTGGAGGTGCTCGGGCCCGGATACCGGTTCCGGACCGCCGTCCGGGCCCTCGGGGGAGACCTCTACCTGCAGGGGCGGGGTGACCCGACGATGACCTACCAGCGGTACGACCAGCTCGCCGCGGCCGTCGCACGGGCGGGAACCCGGCGGTTCGCGGGGCGGCTGATCGCTGACGACACCTGGTTCGACCGGGTGCCGCTGGGGCTCGACTGGTCCTGGTCCGACGAGACCTATGACTACACGGCTCCGATCTCGGGGCTCACGTTCGCCGCGAACACCCGGTTCGACACGGCCGCGGTCGAGGTCCGGTACAAGGGCGTGGCCGGTAAGCGGCCGGTGGTGACGGTCTGGCCGCCGACGAAGAGCGTTCGAGTGGGCAACCGGGCCGTCACCCGGGGAAGCGGGGACTCGGTCGACGCGGTGCGGGTGCACGGCACCAGGAACGTCACCGTGAGTGGTGCGGTGGCCGCCGGACGGTCCGGCACGACCATGGTCGCCGTGCCCGACCCGACCGCCACAGCGGCCGGCATCTTTCGGGCGGCGTTGCGGCGACACGGCGTGCGGGTTGCCGGGCGTACCAGCAAGGGGGTGGTCCCCGGGAAAGCCCGCAACGTGGCCGCTCTCGCCTCGCCACCGCTGACCGAGATCCTCCGGCCCCTCCTGAAACTCTCCAACAACGGGCACGCTGAGATCCTGGTCAAAGCCATGTCGCGGGCCACCGTCCCGGCAAAACCGGGCAACTGGCCGGCCGGGCTGACCGCCGCCACCGCCGCCCTCAGGCGTCTCGGCGTCGACACCCGGCTGCTGACGATGAGTGACGGATCCGGGCTGAGCCGGCGGAACTGGATGACCGTCCGTCAAGTGACCACGCTGCTGCGGGCGGCGCGCGGCCGCACCTGGTTTCCGGCCTTCCGCACGGCTCTGCCGGTCGCCGGCAACCCGGACCTGATGATCGGCGGTACGCTCCGTAACCGGATGCGCGGCACCCCGGCCGCCGGGAACGTGCGGGCCAAGACCGGCTCGCTGACCGGCGTCAACGCGCTCTCCGGCTACCTCACCGACGTGGGCGGCCGCGATCTGGTCTTCGCCGCGATCATCAACGGTTCCGTCACCAGCGCCACCGGCACTCTCGACAGCGTCGCCGTCACCCTCGCGGCGAGCCGGACGGCCGCTACCGTCGTGCCGTCCGCCCGGACACCGGCCCGCCTCTGA
- a CDS encoding glycoside hydrolase family 32 protein, which produces MELAPRPRLHFTPRTGRVGDLFGVLAVDGRHHVFYELDIAGEGTAWGWAISDDLVIWTEQGVVPAPGDARCGTVVAGPVIFYTRGDGQITRAVPEPGFAGWRQDVPGPLITTPPSGVTDMCDPAVWWAGSGWRMLLSGRLRDGSAAVLQYHSADLLNWSYDGVLIAKEQATWGCPRLFPLDGSWVLMVTTGDEVAYGIGDYDGLHFTARTWGTFGRGSLGPAVTFVDAAGRRCLLARLGDDLAWSGALSLPWVLSVRDERLIVTPHPNLDPYLISGATGLTAAGGEVRDHGDLILRMPTGGETTLFTDADIVEVTVEGVSGLGVARRTSPAAPGVRFARFGGLS; this is translated from the coding sequence ATGGAACTAGCGCCACGGCCCCGTCTGCACTTCACCCCGCGTACCGGGCGTGTCGGTGACCTCTTCGGTGTGCTCGCGGTGGACGGGCGTCATCACGTCTTCTACGAACTCGACATCGCCGGTGAGGGCACCGCCTGGGGCTGGGCGATCTCCGACGACCTGGTCATCTGGACCGAGCAGGGTGTCGTCCCGGCTCCCGGCGACGCCCGCTGCGGCACGGTGGTGGCCGGGCCGGTCATCTTCTACACCCGCGGCGACGGCCAGATCACCCGGGCCGTGCCCGAGCCCGGTTTCGCCGGCTGGCGGCAGGACGTGCCCGGCCCGCTGATCACCACCCCACCGTCCGGCGTCACCGACATGTGCGACCCGGCCGTCTGGTGGGCCGGCAGCGGCTGGCGGATGCTGCTCAGCGGCCGGTTGCGCGACGGTTCCGCGGCGGTCCTGCAATACCACTCGGCCGACCTGCTGAACTGGTCGTACGACGGGGTCCTCATCGCCAAGGAACAGGCCACCTGGGGTTGCCCGCGGCTGTTCCCACTGGACGGCTCCTGGGTCCTGATGGTGACCACCGGCGACGAGGTGGCGTACGGGATCGGCGACTACGACGGCCTGCACTTCACCGCCCGCACCTGGGGCACCTTCGGCCGCGGCTCACTCGGGCCCGCCGTCACCTTCGTCGACGCGGCCGGCCGGCGCTGCCTGCTCGCCCGCCTCGGCGACGACCTGGCCTGGTCCGGCGCGCTCAGCCTGCCGTGGGTCCTCTCGGTCCGCGACGAGCGGCTGATCGTCACCCCGCACCCCAACCTGGACCCGTACCTGATCAGCGGCGCCACCGGCCTGACCGCCGCCGGGGGCGAGGTCCGCGACCACGGCGACCTGATCCTGCGGATGCCCACCGGCGGCGAGACCACCCTGTTCACCGACGCCGACATCGTCGAGGTGACCGTCGAGGGCGTGAGCGGCCTCGGTGTGGCCCGCCGTACCAGCCCCGCCGCGCCCGGCGTCCGGTTCGCGCGCTTCGGCGGTTTGAGCTGA
- a CDS encoding Panacea domain-containing protein translates to MATAHDVAAYILSRLGPTSAMKLQKLVYYSQSWHLVWDDRPLFPERIEAWANGPVVPDLYDRHRGQFEVTVIEGGDPDRLSPGERETVDIVLGAYGGLDGRKLSHLTHAESPWRDARHGLAPTARSNAMITEAALVEYYGALDAAEDATSVGDLRWEGWDSPAPTAI, encoded by the coding sequence GTGGCTACCGCACATGACGTCGCCGCATACATCCTGTCCAGACTCGGCCCGACTTCGGCGATGAAACTGCAGAAACTCGTCTACTACAGCCAGTCCTGGCATCTTGTCTGGGACGACCGGCCGTTGTTCCCCGAGCGCATCGAAGCTTGGGCGAACGGCCCAGTGGTGCCCGACCTCTATGACCGGCACCGTGGCCAGTTCGAGGTGACGGTCATCGAGGGTGGCGATCCGGATCGGCTCAGTCCTGGCGAGCGGGAGACCGTCGATATCGTTCTCGGTGCCTACGGCGGTTTGGACGGGCGGAAGCTCTCCCACCTCACCCACGCGGAGAGCCCGTGGCGGGACGCCCGCCACGGGCTCGCGCCGACGGCTCGATCCAACGCCATGATCACCGAGGCTGCCCTGGTCGAGTACTACGGGGCACTCGATGCCGCTGAGGATGCCACCTCCGTCGGCGACCTGAGATGGGAAGGCTGGGACAGCCCGGCACCGACTGCCATCTGA
- a CDS encoding copper homeostasis protein CutC codes for MIAFELAVQDDHGIDVAARLGVDRVELCSALPLGGVTPSLGLIEAAAGAVPVHVLVRPRPGGFAYSAAEVVTTIRDVRHAIAAGAAGVVIGGLRDGRVDADLVERAVSAADGATVTFHRAFDMLADPVQAVEELIGLGVHRILTAGCPTVVADGLPGLRRLVDAAAGRLEIQAGGGVRPELIPALVATGVPAVHASAKVIVQDSGGLTLGSAAKGSETGRETTGEQIVLRIIEALRG; via the coding sequence ATGATCGCCTTCGAACTGGCCGTCCAGGACGACCACGGCATCGACGTCGCCGCTCGCCTCGGTGTGGACCGTGTCGAACTGTGCAGTGCTCTGCCGCTCGGCGGTGTCACCCCGTCGCTCGGGCTGATCGAGGCCGCGGCCGGTGCCGTCCCGGTGCACGTGCTGGTCCGGCCCCGGCCCGGCGGTTTCGCGTACAGCGCTGCCGAAGTCGTCACGACGATTCGCGACGTGCGCCACGCGATCGCCGCAGGTGCCGCCGGAGTGGTGATCGGTGGCCTGCGGGACGGGCGCGTCGACGCGGATCTCGTCGAACGGGCGGTGTCCGCCGCCGACGGTGCCACCGTGACGTTCCACCGGGCGTTCGACATGCTGGCCGATCCGGTGCAGGCAGTCGAGGAGTTGATCGGGCTCGGGGTCCACCGCATTCTCACCGCCGGATGTCCGACGGTGGTCGCCGACGGTCTGCCCGGTCTGCGGCGGCTGGTCGACGCCGCGGCCGGCCGACTGGAGATCCAGGCCGGTGGCGGAGTGCGGCCGGAACTCATTCCGGCGCTGGTCGCCACCGGGGTTCCGGCCGTGCACGCCTCGGCGAAAGTCATCGTTCAGGACAGTGGCGGGCTCACCCTGGGTAGCGCCGCGAAGGGATCGGAAACCGGGCGGGAAACCACCGGCGAACAGATCGTGCTGCGGATCATCGAGGCGTTACGGGGATAG